A region of the Pseudarthrobacter oxydans genome:
GCTATATGACGCAACACAGGTGGTGGAAATTCGGTCTGAAGACTTAACGCGCTGGGCTTGCCCGGACCGTCGACGGTCCGGGCAAGCTCAAACGGCGGAAAAGCCTTAGACGCGGCGGCGCTTCGGCGGGCGGCAGCCGTTGTGCGCGGCGGGGGTGACGTCCTGGATGGAGCCAACCTCGAGGCCGGCGGCCTGGAGCGAACGGATCGCGGTCTCGCGTCCGGAGCCCGGGCCCTTGACGAAAACGTCTACCTTGCGCATGCCGTGCTCCTGCGCACGCTTGGCAGCAGCTTCGGCGGCCATCTGGGCTGCGAACGGGGTGGACTTACGCGAGCCCTTGAAGCCAACCTCACCTGAGGAAGCCCAAGAGATAACAGCGCCGTTCGGGTCCGTGATGGAAACGATGGTGTTGTTAAAAGTGCTCTTGATGTGCGCCTGGCCCAGCGCGATATTCTTCTTGTCCTTCTTACGCGGCTTGCGAACCGCGCCACGAGTCTTCGGGGGCATTTTTTCTCCTACAGAAAGTTATCGGGGGAAAGTCCGTTAGTCCCGGCGGGGATTTTAACGGGCCTTCTTCTTGCCGGCGACGGTACGCTTCGGGCCCTTGCGGGTACGTGCGTTGGTCTTCGTACGCTGTCCGCGTACGGGCAGGCCCTTGCGGTGGCGCAGGCCTTCGTAGCTGCCGATTTCAACCTTGCGGCGGATATCTGCTGCTACTTCGCGGCGAAGGTCACCCTCAACCTTGTAGTTGCCTTCAATGTAGTCACGCAGCTCAACCAGCTGGGCGTCAGTCAGGTCCTTGACGCGAACGTCAGCGCTGATGCCCGTGGCAGCCAGGGTTTCGTGTGCACGGGTCTTGCCCACGCCGTAGATGTAAGTAAGCGCAATTTCCAGCCGCTTTTCGCGGGGAATGTCTACGCCAGCGAGACGAGCCATAGTGGCAGTACTCCTTGATAAACCGGAGGTCCTAGGCAGTACACCCGCACGTTCTGTGCGGCCCCAGCCTCCGACCGGGGGTTAGCTGTCCGGACTCTTTCGAGCTCAATGTTCCAGATCAGCTTGTGCTGCCTTTATTTACTTGCGTGGGTTAGCAACCCAGGATTTCCCGATGAAGGGAAATTAGCCCTGGCGCTGCTTGTGGCGCGGGTTCTCGCAGATCACCATGACCCGGCCATTACGGCGGATCACTTTGCACTTTTCGCAGATCTGCTTGACGCTCGGCTTGACCTTCATGGCATTCCTTTGCGTGTAACAGTTGGTCAACTGGAGCGGCGCTCAGCTCGCGCTGAAGCCGCCCAGCAATTTACTTGTAGCGGTAGACGATACGACCACGGGTGAGGTCGTACGGGCTCAGCTCCACCACTACGCGGTCCTCTGGGAGGATTCGGATGTAGTGCTGACGCATCTTTCCAGAGATGTGTGCCAGAACGATGTGCTTGTTGGTGAGCTCAACGCGAAACATCGCGTTAGGCAGCGCCTCGGTCACAACGCCTTCGATCTCAATGACCCCGTCCTTCTTGGCCATACCCTCCGCTAACTGTTGTTGCCGCAGCCCTGCCGGATTGCACCGGGCATGGCCACGAACGTTTTGGTTGGATCGATTGCCGGCTCCAGACCCAAAAGGGCGTGGCAGTCCAGACAACCAACAAACAACACTACGCCACTTTGCAGCGAAAGTTAAATCCAGCCATGCTAGCGCATCCCGCCGCCGTACGCACCATATTCCCCCGCCGGAGTGCTCACGGCCCGGGCACTGGCTACGCCGTCGAGGATGGCCAAACGTACGACGTCGGCTGCCGCACTCTGCAGGGTGATGAGGCTGAGCCGCCGGGCAGCTTCGTCCGAACGATCGAGTGCCGCAGCCTGGGTGGCCAGGCAAAATACAGTGTCCCCGTCAGCCAGGGTGTGGCTTGGATTCAGGGCCCTTGCTATCCCGGCGTGCGCCGCCGAAGCAGTTCGCTTGCACTCGGCAACATCGAGCACCGCATTGGTGGCGACAACAACGAGGGTGGTGTTCAGCGGGGCGTCTGCATCATGGCGATTGGGCTTTTCGAACCCCAAGGGGAGTCCCAACGCATTGACTATGGCAAGGGCGCCGACAACGATGCCGTTGTCCAGCGTGATGGAGGCCGTTCCTGCGCCGCCTTTGAACTGTCCCCTGCCGATGAGGGCCCCGGTGCCGGCGCCCACGTTGCCGCGCCCGACGTCGTGCCCTTCCGTTTGCGACGCAGCGGCGGCGGTTGCCGCGTAGCCCATGTCCGCCGTCGGACGTGCGGAGAAGTCCCCGCCCCTGCCCAGGTCGAAGATCGCGGCGGCCGGCACGATAGGGACTACTCCCCCGGGCACCGGGAACCCGCGGCCGTTCTCCTCGCACCAGCGCTGGGCGCCGGCGGCGGAGGCTAGGCCGTACGCGCTGCCGCCGGTGAGGACCACGGCGTCGACGGCGCTGACCAGGGTGGTGGGGTCCAGGGCGTCCGTCTCATGTGTGGCCGGTCCGCCTCCCTGGACATCCACCGAACCCACCGTGCCCGGCGGCGGAAGGACCACCGTCACCCCGGTCAGCCAGCCGTCGTCGGACTTTTGCGCGTGGCCAACCCGGATCCCGGGGACATCGGTGATCGCTCCCATGGCATCCATTCTGCCCTTTTGACCAGCAAACTGATGAATACGGCGGGTCCCTGACTTTCAAACAAAGTTTGTGCAAGACTGCAGGCAGCACAGCGTTAACAGGCAATGAAGCCTCGTATAACAGTCCCCCTCACGAGGGCATTCGTAGCTTTCCGCCTACTGACTTTGTGGTGAAGTAATGGCTAGACTCCCCCGACCACGGCCGGCCACGAGCAGGCACGAATCCCGTGAGAGACCGCATGACCCGTCAACTCGCACCCCATCCGTCCACCGATCCCACGAAGCCCGGACCCGCCGCCGCCCCTGGACGCCGGCGCTGGACGCAGCGAACCCGGCGTGACTTCTTCGTGTTCCTTGCCCTCGCTTTGCCCAACCTGGTGCTGATCGCCGTCTTCACATACAGGCCGTTGGTCAGCAACATCTACTACTCCACGCTGGACTGGACCCTGGGGTCGCCCTCAGCCACGGTGGTGGGCATCAATAACTACGTCACCTTCTTCACCAGCGACGACGCCTCCAAGGTACTGGGCACCACGGCGATCTTCACTGCAGTCACGGTGGGCGGATCCATGATCCTGGGGCTGCTCATCGCCCTGGCGCTGAATGCGAAAGTCCCGGGAACCACCTTCGCCCGTTCGGCGGTATTCGCTCCCTACGTCCTGTCCGGCGTGGGCGTGGGCCTGGTGTGGCTCTTCATTTTCGATCCCGGCTACGGCGTCCTGGCCTGGCTGCTCCGTGGCATCGGCCAGCAGAGCCCGCAGTGGATCAATGACCCGCAGCTTTCCCTGGTCATGGTCATCCTCGTCTACGTCTGGAAGAACCTGGGGTACTGCGCGGTGGTCTACCTGGCCGGGCTGCAGTCCCTGCCGCAGGATGTCATGGAGGCGGCGTCCCTGGATGGCGCGAACGGGTTCCGGCGGTTCATCAGCATGTCGTTGCCGCTACTGTCCCCCACCACGTTCTTCCTGCTGATCACCACCATGCTGTCCTCGCTGCAGGCCTTCGACCTGATCCGCATCATGACCCCGTTGGGAACCGGTACCAGCACCCTGATCTACGAGGCGTATCTCCAGGCCTTTGGTGCCTTCAACCGCGCAGGCTATTCGGCGGCCATCTCGGTGGTCCTGTTCGCGATCCTCCTGGTGATCACCGTGTTCCAACTGCGTTTCGTGGAGCGGAAGGTGCACTACTCGTGAGCTCCCTGTCACCGGTCAACCCGGACCCCACCGTCCCGGCAACGCAGGAAGCCGAACCACTTCTTCCCCGCGATCGGCCCTTCTCGCGGCGCAACCTGGCGCAAGCCGTCCTCGGCGGCTACGTCCCGCTGGTCCTGGCAACCCTGGTGGTCTTCCTGCCGCTGCTCTGGATGGTGCTCAGCTCATTCAAGCAGCCTGGTGAGATCATCACCATGGACCTGAAGATCCTGCCGGAAAGCCTCAACCTGCAGAACTACCAGATCGCGATGACCACTGTGCCCTTCGGCCAGTTCTTCCTGAACAGCACCATCGTCACGGTGACGGGCGCCAGCGTGAAAGTCATCCTGGCCATCCTGACGGCCTACGCCCTGGTGTTCGTGCGCTTCCCGTTCAAGAACGCGATTTTCGTCCTGATCCTGGTGGCCCTTATGGTGCCGCCCCAGGTGTCCATCCTGCCCAACTACATCCTGATCTCGGGAATGGGCGGAAAGAACACCCTGTGGGGCATCATCCTCCCGGGCCTCGGAACCGCCTTCGGAACCTTCCTCCTGCGCCAACACTTCCTCACACTGCCCGCCTCCATCCTTGAGTCGGCGGAAATCGATGGCGCCGGCCACTGGCGCCGCCTCTGGCGGATCGTGGTGCCGGTCTCCGTTCCCTCGATCGCCACGGTGGCACTCGTGACCATTGTCAGCGAGTGGAACGAGTACATCTGGCCGCTGATCATCACGGACCGTCCCGACACCATGACCCTGCCGGTGGGCCTGACACTGCTCCAGAACTCCGAGGGCAACGCCTCCGGATGGGGCATCCTCATGGCTGGCGCCGTCCTGGTCATCGTCCCCATCCTTATCGTTTTCGCAGCCCTCCAGCGTTACATCGTCGCCGGGCTCACCCAGGGCAGCGTCACCGGGTAAGCCCGTGCCGCCGTCGTTCGTCACAGAAGAAGCACCCAACTCCTCAATGCGGCACCCAATGAAAGGACCTGCACATGACACAGCACCTCGATCGGAGGCACTTCCTGGGACTCGCCGGGGTCACGGCGTCGGCCGCTGCCCTGGCAGCCTGCGGCGGCCCGTCCACGAGCGGCACGCCCAAAGCCAGCGAAGCCGCGGAACTCGACTTCAGTGGAGTGAAACCGGCCGCGAAAATCGACTTCTGGTCCAACCACCCCGGAAAGTCGCAGGACGTCGAAAAGGCCATTATTGAGAAGTTCCACGCCAAGTTCCCGGACATCCGGGTCAACCTGGTCACAGCCGGCGCGAACTACGAGGAAATCGCGCAGAAGTTCCAGACCTCGCAGGCGGCAAAATCCGGCCTCCCGGGCGTCGTCGTCCTCTCCGATGTCTGGTGGTTCCGCTACTTCACCAACGGCAGCATCATCCCGGTGGACGCCCTCGTCAAGCAGCTGGACATCAAGCTGGACGATTTCCGAAAGTCACTCGTGGACGACTACAAGTACAACGACAAGCAATGGGCGCTCCCCTACGGGCGTTCAACTCCCCTGTTCTATTACAACAAGGACCACTTCAAGGCGGCCGGGCTGCCGGACCGGGCACCCAAGACCTGGCAGGAGTTCGGCGAGTGGGCGCCCAAGCTGAAGGCCAGCTCAGGCGCGCAGTACGCCTACATCTATCCTGCGCTGGCGGGCTACGCGGGGTGGACCCTGCAAAACAACCTCTGGGGCTGGGGTGGCTCCTGGTCCAAGGAATGGGAGATCACCTGCGATTCGCCTGAATCCATCGAAGCGCTGCAGTGGGCCCAGGACTCCATCTACAAGAACGGATGGGCCGGCGTCTCCTCCAAGGAAGCTGCGGACGACTTCTCCGCCGGGCTGACCTCGTCCACGATCTCCTCCACCGGATCCCTCCTTGGCGTGCTGAAGTCCGCGCCGTTCAATGTGGGTGTGGGCTTCCTTCCCGGCGGACCGAAGGCCGAGACCAACGTCTGCCCCACCGGCGGCGCAGGGCTGGGCATCCCCAGCGGCATCACCAAGGAAGAGCAGCTGGCAGCCGGCACGTTCATCAAGTTCATGACCGAGCCGGAAAACAGCGCAGCCTTCTCGGCTGCCACCGGCTACATGCCCACCCGCGAGTCGGCGGACATGAAGGCGGTCCTGGCCCGGACGCCGCAGATCCAGACTGCCGTGGACCAGCTGGCTGTTACGCGGGTCCAGGACAATGCCCGCGTGTTCCTCCCGGGTGCTGACCAGGAACTGGCCAAGGCGGCCGCAGCGATCCTTACCCAGCAGGCGGACGTCAAGTCCACCATGACCAGCCTGAAGAAGACGCTGGAGGGCATCTACGAAAAGGACGTGAAGCCGAAGCTCGGTTGAGTTTCTCCTTAAGGACGAAGCGCCGGCTGACGTTGTGGAATCACAACGGCAGCCGGCGCTTCTGCCTGGGCAGGAAGGCCGCGGGGCTACGGGACCGGCACCGGGGTGACCCCGAGGGGCACCAGGTGCTCCGCGCCGCCGTCGGGCGCTGACAGCACCCAGATGCCCTTCTCATGGACAGCCACTGAGTGCTCCCACTGGCAGGAGCGCTGGCCGTCCGTGGTCACCACGGTCCAGTCGTCCTCAAGGACAGCGGTGTCGATGCCGCCGCGGACCAGCATGGGCTCGATCGCGAGGCAGAGGCCGGGCCGGATTTTGGGTCCACGGTGGCTGGTGCGGTAGTTCAGCACATCCGGGGCCATGTGCATTTCGGAGCCGATGCCGTGGCCTACGTAATCTTCGAGGATCCCCAACGGCTTGCCGGGGACTGCGGAAACGTAGTCGTCGATGGCGGCCCCGATGTCACCCACATGCTTGCCAGTGGCCAGTGCCGCGATTCCGCGCCACATGGCTGCATTGGTCACGTCAGACAGGCGCTGGTCCTCCGGATCGGCGGTGCCCACGATGACGGTCCTGGCGGAGTCGGAGTGCCAGCCGTTCACGATTGCGCCGCCGTCGATCGAGATGATGTCCCCGTCCTTGAGCACGCGGCTGCCGGGGATGCCGTGCACCACTTCCTCGTTGACTGAGGTGCAGATGGTGGCCGGAAAGCCGTGGTAGCCGAGGAAGTTCGACTTTGCGCCCGCCTCGTTCAGCACGGCGGCGAAGACGTCGTCCAGGTGCTTGGTGGTCACTCCGGGCACGGCCGCGGCAACGGCAGCGTCAAGCGCGCGGCTCAGGACCAGGCCTGCCTCGTGCATGATGCGCATCTGGGCATTGGTCTTGTATTCGATGCGGGGCTGGCCAAAGGCCATGGTGTTCCTTCTTTCAAATGGCTGAGGCTCCTCCCGGATGACGGGAGGAGCCTCGGATAACTGCCGCCTGGATCAGGCTGCCTGCGCTGCCTTGATGGCCTGCATCACGCGGTCGGTGACCTCGTCGATGGGGCCGATGCCGTCCACCTGGGTGAGGATGCCGCGCTCGGCGTACTTGGCCACCACGGCTTCGGTCTGCTCGTGGTACAGGTCAAGGCGGTGGCGGATGACGGCTTCGTTGTCGTCGCTCCGGCCCGTTTCCTTGGCCCGGCCGAGCAGCCGGTGCACCAGTTCCTCATCGTCGGCAGTCAGCTGCAGGACGACGTCGAGCTTTTCCTCACCCTTGGCGAGGATCTCGTCCAGGTAGTCCACCTGGGCGGTGGTGCGGGGGTAGCCGTCCAGCAGGAAGCCGTTTTCGACGTCGGACTCGCTGAGCCGGTCCCGCACCATCTTGTTGGTCACGCTGTCCGGAACGAAGTCGCCGTTGTCCATGTACTTCTTGGCCTCGATGCCAAGCGGCGTTTCGCCCTTCACGTTTGCACGGAAGATGTCGCCGGTGGAGATGGCCACAACGCCGAGGCGCTCTGAAATCCGTTCCGCCTGCGTTCCTTTTCCGGAGCCCGGAGGCCCAATAATCAGCATTCTCGTCATCGCAAAAGCCCTTCGTAGTGACGTTGTTGTAGCTGTGCGTCAATCTGCTTGACGGTCTCCAGACCCACGCCCACCATGATCAGGATCGAGGTGCCACCGAACGGGAAGTTCTGGTTCGCGTTGATCAGTACCAGTGCAACCAGCGGAATCAGCGCCACGAAGCCCAGGTACATGGCTCCTGGCAGGGTGATCCTGGAGAGCACGTACTGCAGATAGTCAGCGGTCGGCTTACCCGCGCGGATACCCGGGATAAAGCCGCCGTACTTCTTCATGTTGTCCGAGACCTCTTCAGGGTTGAAGGTGATCGCGACATAGAAGTAGGTAAAGAACACGATCATGGCGAAGTACAGCACCATGTAGATCGGGTGGTCACCGCGTGTCAGGTTGTTGTTGATCCATTCAACCCACGGCTGGAGCTGCTCGCCCTGCTTGGGCTGGTTGAACTGCGCAACCAGGCCCGGCAGGTACAGCATGGAGGACGCGAAGATCACCGGGATGACACCGGCCATGTTGACCTTGATGGGGATGTAGGTGCTGGTGCCGCCCACGGTCCGGCGGCCGATCATCCGCTTCGCGTACTGAACAGGAACGCGGCGCTGCGATTGCTCAACGAAGACCACCAGGGCCACGGTGAGCAGGCCCACGGCAAGGACGATAAAGAAGGTGCCGGGACCCTGCGAGGTCCAGATGGCGCCCAGGGAGGTGGGGAAGGTGGCAGCAATGGACGTGAAGATCAGCAGCGACATGCCGTTGCCCACGCCCTTCTCGGTCACGAGTTCGCCCATCCACATGATCAGGCCGGTGCCGGCCGTCAGGGTGATGATGATCAGGATGGTGGTGATCACGCTGCTGTCGGGAATGATCTGCAGGTTGCAGCCGGGCAGCAGCTGGCCGGAACGCGCCAGCGACACCAGGGTGGTGGCGTTGAGCAGGCCCAGTGCGATGGTGAGGTAGCGCGTGTACTGGGTCAGTTTCGACTGGCCGGACGCGCCTTCCTCGTACAGTTCCTGGAACCGGGGAATGACCACCCGGAGCAACTGGACGATGATGCTTGCCGTGATGTACGGCATGATACCCAGGGCGAAGATGGACACCTGCAGCAGGGCTCCGCCGCTGAACAGGTTCACGAGCTGGTACAGCCCGCCTGCCGTCTGACCGCCCTGCAAGCATTGCTGCACGTTCTGGTAGTTCACACCAGGCGAGGGAATGAAGGCACCCAAGCGGAAGATGGTGATGATTCCCAGCGTGAACAACAACTTGCGTCGCAGATCAGGCGTGCGAAAGGCCCGGCCAAATGCGCTAAGCAAGCGTCCTCCTGTGGTGTCTATAAGAGTGGTGTGATGGGGATCGATGAATCCCAACAACCGAGTCTAACGGGTGTATGCGCCCTGCGAACAATCCGCGGAAGCGGCGCTGCGCCGGATGGCGGCGAAAAAACGCCGGGCGGATGGAAAAAACTCCCGGTCCCGGGGCCGTAGCCCCGGGACCGGGAGTTCAACAACGGGCTTGGCGCCCACCGGCTCTAGAGAGCGGTGGTGCTTCCGCCTGCTGCGGCAATCTTTTCAGCGGCGCTGGCCGAGAATGCGTGGGCGGTGACGTCAACCTTGACGGTGATGTCGCCGGTGCCCAGCACCTTGACGGGCTGGTTCTTGCGAACGGCACCCTTTTCGACCAGGTTCTCCACGGTGACTGCGCCACCTTCGGGGAACAGCTCGTTGAGCTTGTCCAGGTTTACAACCTGGTACTCGACCCGGAACGGGTTCTTGAAGCCGCGCAGCTTGGGCAGGCGCATGTGCAGCGGCAACTGGCCGCCGGCAAAGCCAGCCTTGATCTGGTAGCGGGCTGCAGTACCCTTCGTGCCACGGCCAGCGGTCTTACCCTTGGATGCTTCACCACGACCAACACGGGTCTTGGCGGTCTTGG
Encoded here:
- a CDS encoding adenylate kinase, producing MLIIGPPGSGKGTQAERISERLGVVAISTGDIFRANVKGETPLGIEAKKYMDNGDFVPDSVTNKMVRDRLSESDVENGFLLDGYPRTTAQVDYLDEILAKGEEKLDVVLQLTADDEELVHRLLGRAKETGRSDDNEAVIRHRLDLYHEQTEAVVAKYAERGILTQVDGIGPIDEVTDRVMQAIKAAQAA
- the secY gene encoding preprotein translocase subunit SecY — protein: MLSAFGRAFRTPDLRRKLLFTLGIITIFRLGAFIPSPGVNYQNVQQCLQGGQTAGGLYQLVNLFSGGALLQVSIFALGIMPYITASIIVQLLRVVIPRFQELYEEGASGQSKLTQYTRYLTIALGLLNATTLVSLARSGQLLPGCNLQIIPDSSVITTILIIITLTAGTGLIMWMGELVTEKGVGNGMSLLIFTSIAATFPTSLGAIWTSQGPGTFFIVLAVGLLTVALVVFVEQSQRRVPVQYAKRMIGRRTVGGTSTYIPIKVNMAGVIPVIFASSMLYLPGLVAQFNQPKQGEQLQPWVEWINNNLTRGDHPIYMVLYFAMIVFFTYFYVAITFNPEEVSDNMKKYGGFIPGIRAGKPTADYLQYVLSRITLPGAMYLGFVALIPLVALVLINANQNFPFGGTSILIMVGVGLETVKQIDAQLQQRHYEGLLR
- the rplO gene encoding 50S ribosomal protein L15; translated protein: MAENTADKAQAAEKQNALKVHHLRPAPGAKTAKTRVGRGEASKGKTAGRGTKGTAARYQIKAGFAGGQLPLHMRLPKLRGFKNPFRVEYQVVNLDKLNELFPEGGAVTVENLVEKGAVRKNQPVKVLGTGDITVKVDVTAHAFSASAAEKIAAAGGSTTAL
- a CDS encoding carbohydrate ABC transporter permease, whose amino-acid sequence is MSSLSPVNPDPTVPATQEAEPLLPRDRPFSRRNLAQAVLGGYVPLVLATLVVFLPLLWMVLSSFKQPGEIITMDLKILPESLNLQNYQIAMTTVPFGQFFLNSTIVTVTGASVKVILAILTAYALVFVRFPFKNAIFVLILVALMVPPQVSILPNYILISGMGGKNTLWGIILPGLGTAFGTFLLRQHFLTLPASILESAEIDGAGHWRRLWRIVVPVSVPSIATVALVTIVSEWNEYIWPLIITDRPDTMTLPVGLTLLQNSEGNASGWGILMAGAVLVIVPILIVFAALQRYIVAGLTQGSVTG
- a CDS encoding carbohydrate ABC transporter permease, which translates into the protein MTRQLAPHPSTDPTKPGPAAAPGRRRWTQRTRRDFFVFLALALPNLVLIAVFTYRPLVSNIYYSTLDWTLGSPSATVVGINNYVTFFTSDDASKVLGTTAIFTAVTVGGSMILGLLIALALNAKVPGTTFARSAVFAPYVLSGVGVGLVWLFIFDPGYGVLAWLLRGIGQQSPQWINDPQLSLVMVILVYVWKNLGYCAVVYLAGLQSLPQDVMEAASLDGANGFRRFISMSLPLLSPTTFFLLITTMLSSLQAFDLIRIMTPLGTGTSTLIYEAYLQAFGAFNRAGYSAAISVVLFAILLVITVFQLRFVERKVHYS
- the rpsM gene encoding 30S ribosomal protein S13, translating into MARLAGVDIPREKRLEIALTYIYGVGKTRAHETLAATGISADVRVKDLTDAQLVELRDYIEGNYKVEGDLRREVAADIRRKVEIGSYEGLRHRKGLPVRGQRTKTNARTRKGPKRTVAGKKKAR
- the rpmJ gene encoding 50S ribosomal protein L36, which gives rise to MKVKPSVKQICEKCKVIRRNGRVMVICENPRHKQRQG
- the rpsK gene encoding 30S ribosomal protein S11; protein product: MPPKTRGAVRKPRKKDKKNIALGQAHIKSTFNNTIVSITDPNGAVISWASSGEVGFKGSRKSTPFAAQMAAEAAAKRAQEHGMRKVDVFVKGPGSGRETAIRSLQAAGLEVGSIQDVTPAAHNGCRPPKRRRV
- a CDS encoding P1 family peptidase, with the translated sequence MGAITDVPGIRVGHAQKSDDGWLTGVTVVLPPPGTVGSVDVQGGGPATHETDALDPTTLVSAVDAVVLTGGSAYGLASAAGAQRWCEENGRGFPVPGGVVPIVPAAAIFDLGRGGDFSARPTADMGYAATAAAASQTEGHDVGRGNVGAGTGALIGRGQFKGGAGTASITLDNGIVVGALAIVNALGLPLGFEKPNRHDADAPLNTTLVVVATNAVLDVAECKRTASAAHAGIARALNPSHTLADGDTVFCLATQAAALDRSDEAARRLSLITLQSAAADVVRLAILDGVASARAVSTPAGEYGAYGGGMR
- the map gene encoding type I methionyl aminopeptidase; its protein translation is MAFGQPRIEYKTNAQMRIMHEAGLVLSRALDAAVAAAVPGVTTKHLDDVFAAVLNEAGAKSNFLGYHGFPATICTSVNEEVVHGIPGSRVLKDGDIISIDGGAIVNGWHSDSARTVIVGTADPEDQRLSDVTNAAMWRGIAALATGKHVGDIGAAIDDYVSAVPGKPLGILEDYVGHGIGSEMHMAPDVLNYRTSHRGPKIRPGLCLAIEPMLVRGGIDTAVLEDDWTVVTTDGQRSCQWEHSVAVHEKGIWVLSAPDGGAEHLVPLGVTPVPVP
- the infA gene encoding translation initiation factor IF-1, producing MAKKDGVIEIEGVVTEALPNAMFRVELTNKHIVLAHISGKMRQHYIRILPEDRVVVELSPYDLTRGRIVYRYK
- a CDS encoding ABC transporter substrate-binding protein, translating into MTQHLDRRHFLGLAGVTASAAALAACGGPSTSGTPKASEAAELDFSGVKPAAKIDFWSNHPGKSQDVEKAIIEKFHAKFPDIRVNLVTAGANYEEIAQKFQTSQAAKSGLPGVVVLSDVWWFRYFTNGSIIPVDALVKQLDIKLDDFRKSLVDDYKYNDKQWALPYGRSTPLFYYNKDHFKAAGLPDRAPKTWQEFGEWAPKLKASSGAQYAYIYPALAGYAGWTLQNNLWGWGGSWSKEWEITCDSPESIEALQWAQDSIYKNGWAGVSSKEAADDFSAGLTSSTISSTGSLLGVLKSAPFNVGVGFLPGGPKAETNVCPTGGAGLGIPSGITKEEQLAAGTFIKFMTEPENSAAFSAATGYMPTRESADMKAVLARTPQIQTAVDQLAVTRVQDNARVFLPGADQELAKAAAAILTQQADVKSTMTSLKKTLEGIYEKDVKPKLG